A genomic segment from Barrientosiimonas humi encodes:
- a CDS encoding MFS transporter has product MTRSQPSPPTPATTETAPTDTAPETSRPSSPLVIAVLSICGTVVSLQQTLVVPLLPEFPRLLGTTLENASWLVTITLLVGAVATPIVARLADMFGKRRMMLLCLGAVVVGSLIAALGPSSLSVVVLGRGLQGMGAALIPVGISIMRDELPPERVGSAVALMSATLGIGGAAGMPLSGIITERFSWHALFWVSAAFAAVMLAAVVLVIPESKVRTGGRFDYLGAVLLSVALLTLLLGISKGGTWGWTDERTIVCFVLAVVFFAIWLPVELRTGRPLVDLRTSVRRPVLLTNVASLLLGFAMFANMLSTTQQMQMPTSTGYGFGLSVTAAGLSMLPGGLSMVAFAPVSAAMTRRYGARVTLITGALIMAVGYVMRVFLTHTVAQVLIGSTVISIGTAVGYAAMPTLIMRSVPITETASANGLNTLLRAIGTATSSAAVAAMLSATTMTVGGVQMPSLAAFQHGFWLAALAALAGAGAALALPTAPTRPPEPAEVVGRTGQGSETIVEGRVLRADGSAIAKAVVSGLRPSGAQVDWGRTDDDGRYRLALSGQDALVLVATADGFAPCAERVEVAGDTLPPITLGERLTLSGTVRDGDAPAAGATVTLVRHLGEHQAHTTTDDGGRYTLDLPPGGRYVLTVLPAGGGHATARSIAVRQEPMELDLDLADGAGG; this is encoded by the coding sequence GTGACCCGCAGCCAACCGTCGCCACCCACACCCGCCACCACCGAGACCGCCCCGACCGACACCGCCCCCGAGACCAGCCGCCCGTCGTCGCCGCTGGTCATCGCGGTGCTCAGCATCTGCGGCACCGTCGTGTCGCTGCAGCAGACCCTCGTGGTGCCGCTGCTGCCGGAATTCCCGCGGCTGCTCGGCACCACCCTGGAGAACGCCTCCTGGCTGGTCACCATCACGCTGCTCGTGGGCGCGGTCGCGACCCCGATCGTGGCGCGGCTCGCCGACATGTTCGGCAAGCGCCGGATGATGCTGCTGTGCCTCGGCGCGGTCGTCGTCGGCTCGCTGATCGCCGCGCTCGGCCCGAGCTCGCTGTCGGTCGTCGTGCTCGGCCGCGGCCTGCAGGGCATGGGCGCGGCGCTCATCCCCGTCGGCATCTCGATCATGCGCGACGAGCTGCCGCCGGAGCGGGTCGGCTCGGCCGTCGCCCTGATGAGCGCGACCCTCGGCATCGGCGGCGCGGCCGGGATGCCGCTGTCGGGCATCATCACCGAGCGCTTCTCCTGGCACGCGCTGTTCTGGGTGTCGGCGGCGTTCGCCGCGGTCATGCTCGCCGCGGTGGTGCTGGTCATCCCGGAGTCGAAGGTGCGCACCGGCGGCCGGTTCGACTACCTCGGTGCCGTCCTGCTGTCCGTCGCGCTGCTCACCCTGCTCCTCGGCATCTCCAAGGGCGGCACCTGGGGCTGGACCGACGAGCGCACGATCGTCTGCTTCGTGCTCGCGGTCGTCTTCTTCGCGATCTGGTTGCCGGTCGAGCTGCGCACCGGTCGGCCGCTGGTCGACCTGCGCACGTCCGTACGTCGTCCGGTCCTGCTCACGAACGTCGCCTCGCTGCTGCTCGGCTTCGCGATGTTCGCCAACATGCTCAGCACCACCCAGCAGATGCAGATGCCGACCTCGACCGGCTACGGCTTCGGGCTGAGCGTCACGGCGGCGGGGCTGAGCATGCTGCCGGGCGGGCTCTCGATGGTGGCGTTCGCGCCGGTGTCGGCGGCGATGACCCGGCGCTACGGCGCGCGGGTCACGCTCATCACCGGTGCGCTGATCATGGCCGTCGGCTACGTCATGCGGGTCTTCCTGACCCACACGGTCGCGCAGGTGCTGATCGGTTCGACGGTGATCTCGATCGGGACCGCGGTCGGTTACGCCGCGATGCCCACGCTGATCATGCGCAGCGTGCCGATCACCGAGACGGCGTCGGCCAACGGGCTGAACACGCTGCTGCGGGCGATCGGCACGGCCACCTCCTCGGCCGCCGTCGCCGCCATGCTCAGCGCCACCACGATGACCGTCGGCGGGGTGCAGATGCCCTCGCTCGCCGCGTTCCAGCACGGCTTCTGGCTCGCGGCCCTGGCCGCGCTGGCCGGGGCGGGGGCCGCCCTCGCCCTGCCGACCGCCCCGACGCGGCCGCCGGAGCCCGCCGAGGTCGTCGGCCGCACCGGCCAGGGGTCGGAGACGATCGTCGAGGGGCGCGTGCTGCGCGCCGACGGCAGCGCGATCGCCAAGGCGGTCGTGTCGGGTCTGCGGCCGAGCGGCGCCCAGGTCGACTGGGGGCGCACCGACGACGACGGCCGGTACCGCCTGGCGCTGAGCGGCCAGGACGCCCTGGTGCTCGTGGCGACCGCCGACGGCTTCGCCCCGTGCGCCGAGCGGGTCGAGGTGGCCGGCGACACGCTCCCGCCGATCACCCTCGGAGAGCGCCTCACGCTGTCGGGCACGGTGCGCGACGGCGACGCCCCGGCCGCCGGCGCCACGGTGACCCTGGTGCGGCACCTGGGCGAGCACCAGGCGCACACGACCACCGACGACGGGGGGCGCTACACCCTCGACCTGCCCCCGGGAGGGCGATACGTGCTGACAGTGCTGCCGGCCGGCGGCGGGCACGCCACGGCGCGCAGCATCGCCGTGCGCCAGGAGCCGATGGAGCTCGACCTCGACCTCGCGGACGGCGCCGGCGGCTAG
- a CDS encoding VOC family protein has translation MNRQLFHAMQFDDADAAIAFLTAVGFRDNGVHRDESGAVVHAQFDWRDTGGVMFGSVRRADDPDDSDFLRTSGHAACYCVLAADDEVDATFERAVAAGATPVQAPTDQDYGGRSCTVRDAEGNQWSFGSYPGA, from the coding sequence ATGAACCGACAGCTCTTCCACGCCATGCAGTTCGACGACGCCGACGCCGCGATCGCCTTCCTCACCGCAGTGGGGTTCCGCGACAACGGCGTCCACCGCGACGAGTCCGGCGCGGTGGTGCACGCGCAGTTCGACTGGCGCGACACCGGCGGCGTCATGTTCGGCTCGGTGCGCCGTGCCGACGACCCCGACGACAGCGACTTCCTGCGCACCTCCGGCCACGCCGCGTGCTACTGCGTGCTCGCCGCCGACGACGAGGTCGACGCGACCTTCGAGCGTGCGGTCGCGGCCGGCGCGACGCCGGTGCAGGCGCCGACCGACCAGGACTACGGCGGCCGCTCCTGCACCGTGCGCGACGCCGAGGGCAACCAGTGGAGCTTCGGGAGCTACCCGGGCGCGTAG
- a CDS encoding AraC family transcriptional regulator: protein MEAVHVPHPALRPYVASWVGFRAALDPRAVHHGLPSPTLTVVLALDEPLDVGWLDRGERERYWTCVAGLHTGPALVRTHGWQHGIQLALTPLGARALLGAPAAALAATMTEHAELPVGLPQCLLENLAAQRDWRRRHLLLERHLLSVLARRHDDPAHDVRPEVARAWWLIASSGGRARVADVAEQVGWGRRRLLEQFRAEVGVGPKEAGRIVRFDRSRRLLDAGIPLAEVADRAGYADQAHLSREYARLAGRSPSRLRESAYHLPG from the coding sequence GTGGAGGCCGTGCACGTGCCGCACCCGGCATTGCGGCCGTACGTCGCGTCGTGGGTCGGCTTTCGGGCCGCCCTCGACCCGCGTGCGGTGCACCACGGACTGCCCTCCCCCACGCTCACCGTCGTGCTCGCGCTCGACGAGCCGCTGGACGTCGGGTGGCTCGACCGCGGGGAGCGCGAGCGCTACTGGACCTGCGTGGCCGGGCTGCACACCGGGCCGGCGCTCGTCCGCACCCACGGGTGGCAGCACGGCATCCAGCTCGCGCTGACCCCGCTGGGGGCGCGCGCCCTGCTCGGCGCACCGGCGGCGGCGCTCGCGGCCACGATGACCGAGCACGCCGAGCTCCCGGTCGGACTCCCCCAGTGCCTGCTGGAAAACCTTGCGGCGCAACGTGATTGGCGCAGGCGGCACCTGCTGCTCGAGCGGCATCTGCTGTCCGTGCTCGCGCGGCGGCACGACGACCCGGCCCACGACGTACGGCCGGAGGTAGCGCGCGCCTGGTGGCTCATCGCGTCCTCGGGCGGACGCGCCCGCGTGGCCGACGTCGCCGAGCAGGTCGGCTGGGGACGGCGGCGCCTGCTCGAGCAGTTCCGCGCCGAGGTGGGAGTCGGGCCCAAGGAGGCCGGGCGGATCGTCCGGTTCGACCGCAGCCGGCGGCTGCTGGACGCCGGGATCCCCCTCGCCGAGGTGGCGGACCGGGCCGGCTACGCCGACCAGGCCCACCTCTCCCGGGAGTACGCCCGGCTCGCCGGCCGCAGCCCAAGCCGGCTGCGCGAGTCGGCGTATCACCTGCCGGGCTGA
- a CDS encoding SRPBCC domain-containing protein translates to MSTTEHITTATIEADPDLPIIRITRDFRATPEQLFRAHTDPELYARWVGPDSITTELDHWDARTGGSWRMRNLRGEESYAFHGSFHDVSPERIVQTFTWDEQPEGVSLETLTFEDLGDGWTRLHAQSLVDSFEGRDGWLESGLEVGVHDGYAKLDKILADGPAA, encoded by the coding sequence ATGAGCACGACCGAACACATCACGACCGCAACGATCGAGGCCGACCCCGACCTCCCGATCATCCGGATCACCCGCGACTTCCGAGCGACGCCCGAGCAGCTCTTCCGGGCGCACACCGATCCCGAGCTCTACGCCCGCTGGGTCGGCCCGGACTCCATCACGACCGAGCTCGACCACTGGGACGCGCGGACCGGCGGGTCGTGGCGGATGCGCAACCTGCGCGGTGAGGAGTCCTACGCCTTCCACGGGTCCTTCCACGACGTCTCGCCGGAGCGGATCGTCCAGACCTTCACGTGGGACGAGCAGCCCGAGGGGGTGTCCCTCGAGACGCTGACCTTCGAGGACCTCGGCGACGGCTGGACCCGCCTGCACGCGCAGAGCCTCGTCGACTCCTTCGAGGGTCGCGACGGGTGGCTCGAGTCAGGCCTGGAGGTCGGCGTCCACGACGGCTACGCCAAGCTCGACAAGATCCTCGCCGACGGGCCGGCCGCGTGA
- a CDS encoding maleylpyruvate isomerase family mycothiol-dependent enzyme — MTRLPELPIAEKFRVVARGFSARVDGVTDWDAPTPVKEWRARDVVAHLHWIRDVLGDAVTIEPGPSPEDEPAAAWAHLAQQVQGILDDPASMDLPHSHPHTGHNPVPVVIDRIWTGDVFFHTWDLARSAGLDDTLDADLVQDALTGMRQAEDVLRPTGQFGEQQPVPEDATETEELMAFLGRDPRWTPPTQVPQ; from the coding sequence GTGACCCGGCTGCCCGAGCTGCCCATCGCGGAGAAGTTCCGGGTCGTCGCCCGTGGCTTCTCCGCGCGGGTCGACGGCGTGACCGACTGGGACGCGCCGACGCCGGTCAAGGAGTGGCGCGCCCGCGACGTGGTCGCTCACCTCCACTGGATCCGCGACGTCCTCGGCGACGCCGTGACGATCGAGCCCGGCCCCTCCCCCGAGGACGAGCCCGCGGCCGCGTGGGCGCACCTCGCCCAGCAGGTCCAGGGCATTCTCGACGACCCCGCCTCGATGGACCTGCCGCACTCCCACCCCCACACCGGTCACAACCCCGTGCCCGTCGTCATCGACCGGATCTGGACCGGCGACGTCTTCTTCCACACGTGGGACCTCGCGCGGTCGGCCGGCCTCGACGACACCCTCGACGCCGACCTCGTCCAAGACGCGCTGACCGGGATGCGGCAGGCCGAGGACGTCCTCCGCCCGACCGGTCAGTTCGGCGAGCAGCAGCCGGTGCCGGAGGACGCGACGGAGACCGAGGAGCTCATGGCCTTCCTCGGCCGCGACCCGCGCTGGACGCCGCCGACTCAGGTGCCGCAGTAG
- a CDS encoding protein adenylyltransferase SelO, with protein sequence MTWRLEDDYARRFPDLGLDWTPQEAPAPRLVALIDSVAAELGLDAAWLREPSQVAVLAGAAVPPGAHPVAQAYAGHQFGQFAGLLGDGRAVLLGEVKDATGALRDVSLKGSGRTAFSRGGDGKAVLGPVLRELVVSEGMQALGIPTTRALAATETGEQVWRQGMERGAVLARVAASHLRVGTFELVARQGDPTRLRALADYAIERHQPAARGADNPYLALLRSVVAAQAALLADWMAVGFIHGVMNTDNMTISGETIDYGPCAFVEAFDENAVFSSIDTGGRYRFGQQPGIAVWNLSRLAETLLPLIAEDPAAAVGDATAAVEGFIPAFAEELLARHRHKLGLTDAREGDQALVDDFLRVLKVGAVDHTLGWRALSAVLVGDPRGAEILGGATGFDEWRARWVERLGAFDPVDVAVRLDAANPVHVPRNHLVEEAIAAANADELEPLQALLEAVRSPFGPWDEGDRFAEPGPEAFTRSYVTYCGT encoded by the coding sequence ATGACCTGGCGACTCGAGGACGACTACGCCCGACGCTTCCCGGACCTCGGTCTCGACTGGACCCCGCAGGAGGCGCCGGCGCCGCGGCTCGTCGCGCTCATCGACTCCGTCGCCGCCGAGCTCGGGCTCGACGCGGCGTGGCTGCGCGAGCCCTCGCAGGTGGCCGTGCTCGCCGGGGCGGCCGTGCCTCCCGGCGCGCATCCGGTCGCGCAGGCGTATGCGGGCCACCAGTTCGGCCAGTTCGCCGGGCTCCTCGGCGACGGGCGCGCCGTCCTCCTCGGCGAGGTCAAGGACGCGACCGGAGCCTTGCGCGACGTGTCGCTCAAGGGGTCCGGGCGGACGGCGTTCTCCCGGGGTGGCGACGGCAAGGCCGTCCTCGGACCGGTCCTGCGCGAGCTCGTCGTCAGCGAGGGAATGCAGGCCCTCGGCATCCCGACGACGCGCGCCCTCGCGGCGACCGAGACGGGTGAGCAGGTCTGGCGACAGGGGATGGAGCGCGGCGCGGTCCTCGCGCGCGTCGCGGCGAGCCACCTGCGCGTCGGGACCTTCGAGCTCGTTGCGCGACAAGGGGATCCGACTCGGCTCCGTGCTCTCGCCGACTACGCGATCGAGCGTCACCAGCCGGCGGCGCGCGGCGCGGACAACCCGTACCTCGCACTGCTCCGGTCCGTCGTCGCGGCGCAGGCCGCGCTCCTCGCCGACTGGATGGCTGTCGGGTTCATCCACGGCGTCATGAACACCGACAACATGACGATCTCCGGCGAGACGATCGACTACGGGCCGTGCGCCTTCGTCGAGGCCTTCGACGAGAATGCCGTCTTCTCCTCGATCGACACCGGCGGCCGCTACCGCTTCGGGCAGCAGCCCGGCATCGCCGTCTGGAACCTCTCGCGCCTCGCCGAGACGTTGCTTCCGCTCATCGCCGAGGACCCGGCGGCGGCCGTGGGAGACGCGACGGCTGCCGTCGAGGGCTTCATCCCCGCATTCGCCGAGGAGCTCCTCGCCCGGCACCGGCATAAGCTCGGTCTGACCGACGCACGCGAGGGGGACCAGGCGCTCGTCGATGACTTCCTCCGCGTGCTCAAGGTCGGCGCCGTCGACCACACGCTCGGGTGGCGGGCGCTCTCCGCGGTGCTTGTCGGTGATCCTCGCGGGGCCGAGATCCTCGGCGGCGCAACGGGATTCGACGAGTGGCGGGCACGCTGGGTCGAGCGGCTCGGGGCATTCGACCCGGTCGACGTCGCCGTGCGGCTCGACGCCGCCAACCCCGTCCACGTCCCGCGCAACCACCTCGTCGAGGAGGCCATCGCGGCGGCGAATGCCGACGAGCTCGAGCCGCTCCAGGCCCTGCTCGAGGCCGTCCGCAGCCCGTTCGGTCCGTGGGACGAGGGCGACCGCTTCGCCGAGCCGGGGCCCGAGGCATTCACCCGGTCCTACGTCACCTACTGCGGCACCTGA
- a CDS encoding cation:proton antiporter — translation MSTALVYLVLGVALLLGALLPRSTARHVVSAPIVLTGVGALVGLLPLPFSLDPVDHRTVLTHLTELCVIVALTGVGLALDRPLTRARETWRRWGATWRLLLLAMPLTIGATALFGWWVAGLAPAAALLLASALAPTDPVLAADIQVEGPTTSDPDEDLEVHDEEDEVRFALTSEAGLNDGLAFPFVYAAILLASKGAVQEWGLRWVSYELITRTVLGVAAGVAVGWLLAKVAFRAPRRIRAAHLGDPIIIIAAPMVSYGVGEMVRGWGFVAAFVCALTMRAADRGHAYHEHMHEVVERLEQLLTLVVLLLLGAALTRGLLSGLTLGGALVGVALVFVIRPLTAWLALGRSRSPDFVIDGNLGPKERVVTAFFGVRGVSSIFYLAYAAGETPFAEERELWSILAFTIVLSVVVHGLTASPVMSWLESSRPRPRPDAEREARAQT, via the coding sequence ATGAGCACCGCCCTGGTCTACCTCGTCCTCGGGGTGGCGCTGCTGCTGGGTGCCCTCCTGCCCCGGTCGACGGCCCGGCACGTCGTGTCCGCGCCGATCGTGCTGACCGGCGTGGGCGCGCTCGTCGGCCTGCTGCCGCTGCCGTTCTCGCTCGACCCCGTCGACCATCGCACCGTCCTGACCCACCTCACCGAGCTGTGCGTGATCGTCGCGCTCACCGGTGTCGGTCTCGCGCTGGACCGCCCGCTCACCCGCGCCCGCGAGACGTGGCGCCGCTGGGGCGCCACGTGGCGGCTGCTGCTGCTCGCGATGCCGCTCACCATCGGCGCGACCGCGCTCTTCGGCTGGTGGGTCGCGGGGCTCGCGCCGGCCGCCGCGCTGCTGCTCGCCTCCGCGCTCGCCCCGACCGACCCGGTGCTGGCCGCGGACATCCAGGTCGAGGGGCCGACCACGTCCGACCCCGACGAGGACCTCGAGGTGCACGACGAGGAGGACGAGGTGCGCTTCGCCCTCACCTCCGAGGCCGGTCTCAACGACGGCCTCGCCTTCCCGTTCGTCTACGCCGCCATCCTGCTCGCGAGCAAGGGCGCCGTGCAGGAGTGGGGGCTGCGCTGGGTCTCCTACGAGCTCATCACCCGCACGGTGCTCGGCGTCGCCGCCGGCGTCGCCGTGGGCTGGCTGCTGGCCAAGGTCGCCTTCCGCGCCCCGCGCCGCATCCGGGCCGCCCACCTCGGCGACCCGATCATCATCATCGCGGCGCCGATGGTGTCCTACGGCGTCGGCGAGATGGTGCGCGGCTGGGGCTTCGTCGCGGCGTTCGTCTGCGCCCTGACCATGCGCGCCGCCGACCGCGGGCACGCCTACCACGAGCACATGCACGAGGTCGTCGAGCGGCTCGAGCAGCTGCTCACCCTGGTGGTCCTGCTGCTGCTCGGCGCCGCGCTCACCCGGGGTCTGCTGAGCGGCCTGACGCTGGGCGGTGCGCTGGTCGGCGTGGCGCTGGTCTTCGTGATCCGGCCCCTGACGGCCTGGCTCGCGCTCGGCCGCAGCCGCTCCCCCGACTTCGTCATCGACGGCAACCTCGGCCCCAAGGAGCGCGTCGTCACCGCCTTCTTCGGCGTGCGCGGCGTCAGCTCGATCTTCTACCTGGCCTACGCCGCCGGGGAGACGCCGTTCGCCGAGGAGCGCGAGCTGTGGTCGATCCTCGCGTTCACCATCGTGCTGTCGGTCGTGGTGCACGGGCTGACCGCCTCGCCGGTCATGAGCTGGCTGGAGTCGTCGCGGCCGCGGCCGCGGCCCGACGCCGAGCGCGAGGCCCGCGCGCAGACCTAG
- a CDS encoding alpha/beta hydrolase, producing MSRKSLMPLRVRAFTTVLDRVRRRDLAAMSPEELAREQARVLPSKPPFSLVTGAVEPTVRTSTVQVPMRDGSTVRARVVRSAAAGPDAPVVVYYHGGGWVLGNPPGYDPLTSFLAHELDAVVVAPDYRKAPQHPAPQAAHDAYDTLTWVGSRPAELDASGPIAVAGDSAGGNLSAVVSILARDLDGPAVAGQGLIYPATDLTRSHPSAQWRDEAVLTGEAMDYFLAAYLGGGVEATDPIVSPLFADSHEGLPPALVQTAECDPLLDEGVHYAQVLADAGVPTRATTYVGMPHGFASFPGVTGGLGQQARVELATSLRDWFERARTAR from the coding sequence ATGTCCCGAAAGTCCCTGATGCCGCTGCGGGTGCGCGCGTTCACCACCGTGCTCGACCGGGTGCGCCGGCGAGACCTCGCCGCCATGTCGCCCGAGGAGCTGGCCCGCGAGCAGGCCCGGGTCTTGCCGTCGAAGCCGCCGTTCAGCCTGGTCACCGGAGCGGTCGAGCCGACCGTGCGCACCAGCACCGTGCAGGTGCCGATGCGCGACGGCAGCACGGTGCGCGCCCGTGTGGTCCGCTCCGCCGCCGCCGGCCCCGACGCGCCGGTCGTCGTCTACTACCACGGGGGCGGCTGGGTGCTGGGCAACCCGCCCGGCTACGACCCGCTCACCAGCTTCCTCGCGCACGAGCTCGACGCGGTCGTCGTGGCTCCCGACTACCGCAAGGCGCCGCAGCACCCGGCGCCGCAGGCGGCGCACGACGCGTACGACACGCTCACCTGGGTCGGGTCGCGCCCCGCCGAGCTCGACGCGTCCGGCCCGATCGCCGTCGCCGGCGACAGCGCGGGCGGCAACCTGTCGGCCGTCGTGTCGATCCTCGCGCGCGACCTGGACGGGCCGGCGGTCGCCGGCCAGGGGCTCATCTACCCCGCGACCGACCTCACCCGCAGCCACCCGTCGGCGCAGTGGCGCGACGAGGCGGTGCTCACCGGCGAGGCGATGGACTACTTCCTCGCCGCCTACCTCGGCGGGGGCGTCGAGGCCACCGACCCGATCGTCTCGCCGCTGTTCGCCGACTCGCACGAGGGGCTGCCGCCCGCGCTCGTGCAGACCGCCGAGTGCGACCCGCTGCTGGACGAGGGGGTCCACTACGCCCAGGTCCTCGCCGACGCGGGTGTGCCCACCCGGGCGACGACGTACGTCGGGATGCCGCACGGGTTCGCCAGCTTCCCCGGCGTCACCGGCGGGCTCGGGCAGCAGGCCAGGGTCGAGCTGGCGACCTCGCTGCGCGACTGGTTCGAGAGGGCCCGCACCGCCCGATGA
- a CDS encoding M57 family metalloprotease, with product MRTRKTVLGLSALAFTAASLVTTGPASAEQQPGTSEVPTFEQFERSTAKDPQGQYIVNGDMPIKGKAALRDFYEAMTGPQTQLVVNTVYGNDDVWSPDQARQLTYCVSDAFGADKQLIVDSMASGAGLWEQAASGIDFVYQPEQDGSCTTANDNVVFSVEPVQNANYIARAFFPSSDKPERNVLVDVEQLQGAGNWTPTNVLGHELGHTLGFRHEHTRPEAGTCFEDNSWRPLTPYDSASIMHYPQCNGTSSDLSMTQADREGVASIYG from the coding sequence ATGCGCACTCGCAAGACCGTCCTGGGGCTGAGCGCCCTCGCGTTCACCGCCGCCAGCCTCGTCACGACCGGCCCGGCCTCCGCCGAGCAGCAGCCCGGCACCTCCGAGGTGCCCACGTTCGAGCAGTTCGAGCGGTCGACCGCCAAGGACCCGCAGGGGCAGTACATCGTCAACGGCGACATGCCGATCAAGGGCAAGGCCGCGCTGCGCGACTTCTACGAGGCGATGACCGGCCCGCAGACCCAGCTGGTCGTCAACACCGTCTACGGCAACGACGACGTCTGGAGTCCCGACCAGGCCAGGCAGCTGACCTACTGCGTGAGCGACGCGTTCGGCGCCGACAAGCAGCTCATCGTGGACTCGATGGCGAGCGGAGCGGGGCTGTGGGAGCAGGCGGCGTCGGGCATCGACTTCGTCTACCAGCCCGAGCAGGACGGCAGCTGCACCACCGCCAACGACAACGTCGTCTTCTCGGTGGAGCCGGTGCAGAACGCCAACTACATCGCGCGCGCGTTCTTCCCGAGCAGCGACAAGCCCGAGCGCAACGTGCTCGTCGACGTCGAGCAGCTCCAGGGCGCGGGGAACTGGACGCCGACCAACGTGCTCGGTCACGAGCTCGGGCACACGCTCGGCTTCCGGCACGAGCACACCCGCCCGGAGGCCGGCACCTGCTTCGAGGACAACAGCTGGCGCCCGCTGACGCCGTACGACTCGGCGTCGATCATGCACTACCCGCAGTGCAACGGGACCTCGAGCGACCTGAGCATGACCCAGGCCGACCGCGAGGGCGTGGCCAGCATCTACGGCTGA
- the dop gene encoding depupylase/deamidase Dop gives MTVRRVMGIETEYGISVPGSPDANPMVQSGRVVTAYAHEVGLRAARAGWDYEDEHPLSDARGFDVARESADPSQLTDEEDPTLANVVLTNGARLYVDHAHPEYSSPEVMTPRDAVRWDRAGELVMREAVRLLSGPGAAGVNLYKNNTDGKGASYGTHENYLMSRATPFQDIVKHLTPFFVVRQLMCGSGRVGIGGESTRPGFQLAQRSDFFEVEVGLETTLKRPIINTRDEPHAVADRYRRLHVILGDANHCDVANLLKLGTTSLVLGMIEAGAIDTDLTLAQPVSTLREISHDPTLQVPVRLASGREMTSVQLLWTYFELASAWLERTYGGQPPDDDTAEVMRRWEQVLTGLERDPMSLHRELDWVAKLRLLRGYADRGGLEWTDPRLRAIDIQWSDVREDKGLFNRLLAAGKVERLVDEDAVRAAVQDPPEDTRAYFRGTCLSRFPDEVAAASWDSIIFDVAGQQSLQRVPMLEPERGTKAGVGPLLDAATDAADLLRRLAVP, from the coding sequence ATGACGGTGCGTCGGGTGATGGGGATCGAGACGGAGTACGGCATCTCGGTGCCGGGCAGCCCCGACGCGAACCCGATGGTCCAGTCGGGTCGGGTCGTGACGGCGTACGCCCACGAGGTCGGCCTGCGCGCGGCGCGCGCCGGCTGGGACTACGAGGACGAGCACCCGCTCAGCGACGCCCGCGGCTTCGACGTCGCGCGCGAGAGCGCCGACCCGAGCCAGCTCACCGACGAGGAGGACCCGACCCTCGCCAACGTGGTGCTGACCAACGGGGCCCGGCTCTACGTCGACCACGCCCACCCGGAGTACTCCTCGCCCGAGGTCATGACGCCGCGCGACGCGGTGCGCTGGGACCGGGCGGGGGAGCTGGTGATGCGCGAGGCCGTCCGTCTGCTCAGCGGGCCGGGCGCCGCCGGGGTCAACCTCTACAAGAACAACACCGACGGCAAGGGCGCCTCCTACGGCACCCACGAGAACTACCTGATGAGCCGGGCGACGCCGTTCCAGGACATCGTCAAGCACCTCACGCCGTTCTTCGTCGTGCGCCAGCTGATGTGCGGCTCGGGGCGCGTCGGGATCGGCGGCGAGTCGACCCGGCCGGGCTTCCAGCTGGCGCAGCGCTCGGACTTCTTCGAGGTCGAGGTCGGCCTCGAGACCACGCTGAAGCGCCCGATCATCAACACCCGCGACGAGCCGCACGCCGTCGCCGACCGATACCGTCGGCTGCACGTGATCCTCGGCGACGCCAACCACTGCGACGTGGCCAACCTGCTCAAGCTCGGCACGACCAGCCTGGTGCTCGGGATGATCGAGGCGGGCGCGATCGACACCGACCTCACCCTGGCGCAGCCGGTCAGCACGCTGCGCGAGATCAGCCACGACCCGACCCTGCAGGTGCCCGTACGTCTGGCGTCGGGCCGGGAGATGACCTCCGTCCAGCTGTTGTGGACCTACTTCGAGCTGGCCTCCGCCTGGCTGGAGCGCACCTACGGCGGGCAGCCGCCCGACGACGACACCGCCGAGGTGATGCGGCGCTGGGAGCAGGTGCTCACCGGCCTGGAGCGCGACCCGATGAGCCTGCACCGCGAGCTGGACTGGGTCGCCAAGCTGCGCCTGCTGCGCGGCTACGCCGACCGCGGCGGGCTGGAGTGGACCGACCCGCGGCTGCGCGCCATCGACATCCAGTGGTCCGACGTGCGCGAGGACAAGGGGCTGTTCAACCGGCTGCTGGCCGCGGGCAAGGTCGAGCGGCTGGTCGACGAGGACGCCGTGCGCGCCGCCGTGCAGGACCCGCCGGAGGACACCCGCGCCTACTTCCGGGGGACCTGCCTGTCGCGCTTCCCCGACGAGGTCGCGGCCGCGTCGTGGGACTCGATCATCTTCGACGTCGCCGGCCAGCAGAGCCTGCAGCGGGTGCCGATGCTCGAGCCCGAGCGCGGCACCAAGGCCGGGGTCGGCCCGCTGCTCGACGCCGCCACCGACGCGGCGGACCTGCTGCGCCGGTTGGCGGTCCCTTAG
- a CDS encoding ubiquitin-like protein Pup produces the protein MSTQDHKSPQRRDGRPDGDDAPDAVPTAPTSQVKDEETDSMLDEIDSVLESNAEEFVRGFVQKGGQ, from the coding sequence ATGTCGACCCAGGACCACAAGAGCCCGCAGCGGCGTGACGGTCGCCCCGACGGAGACGACGCGCCCGACGCCGTCCCCACCGCCCCGACATCCCAGGTCAAGGACGAAGAGACGGATTCCATGCTCGACGAGATCGACTCGGTGCTGGAGTCCAACGCCGAGGAGTTCGTGCGCGGCTTCGTGCAGAAGGGTGGCCAGTGA